A single region of the Nocardioides aurantiacus genome encodes:
- a CDS encoding acetamidase/formamidase family protein — translation MPAHPALPSPTASLARRSMLRAAAVGALGAALVTGEQGAASAAPSPRSRPLQVLQPGVGRTRGRYVRAKADEVLWGRLPNRDSEPVAVVRSGDVVTLDTISHEGLLEDQGQDPRQFFEQYGVPERAVLRDAVEVAARTRHDGPGPHVVTGPIAVRGAEPGDVLKIEVLDLPLRVPYGVISNRHGKGALPGEYPEQFEGDPASRRYFNEGGNISVFAAAERSRGGLRGRLPGSVPVGFDLHPFMGMMGVARDTSALVDSVPPTDAGGNIDINDLTVGSTLYLPVQVPGAMFYSGDPHMAQGDGEVALTAMEGSLRPTFRLTVVKRGSRGAPRPAFDGPFAETPDHWIPIGLSDPDGPENGGNATSLDLAMKAAVRQALAFLTDELGMAGPVAYAYLSAAADFQCSQVVDRTTGIHALITKADFGR, via the coding sequence GTGCCCGCTCACCCCGCCCTGCCGTCCCCCACCGCCTCCCTGGCCCGCCGCTCGATGCTGCGTGCGGCAGCGGTCGGCGCCCTCGGCGCCGCCCTCGTGACGGGGGAGCAGGGAGCCGCGAGCGCCGCGCCGTCGCCCCGGTCCCGACCGCTCCAGGTGCTGCAGCCCGGCGTCGGTCGCACCCGGGGACGCTACGTCCGGGCGAAGGCCGACGAGGTGCTCTGGGGTCGGCTGCCCAACCGCGACTCCGAGCCGGTGGCCGTGGTGCGCTCCGGCGACGTGGTCACCCTCGACACGATCTCCCACGAGGGCCTGCTCGAGGACCAGGGCCAGGATCCCCGTCAGTTCTTCGAGCAGTACGGCGTCCCCGAGCGCGCCGTGCTCCGCGACGCCGTCGAGGTGGCCGCGCGCACGCGGCACGACGGACCCGGCCCCCACGTCGTGACCGGCCCGATCGCGGTGCGTGGCGCCGAGCCCGGCGACGTGCTCAAGATCGAGGTGCTCGACCTCCCGCTGCGGGTGCCGTACGGCGTGATCTCCAACCGCCACGGCAAGGGCGCCCTGCCGGGGGAGTACCCGGAGCAGTTCGAGGGCGACCCCGCGTCGCGGCGCTACTTCAACGAGGGCGGCAACATCAGCGTCTTCGCCGCCGCGGAGCGCTCCCGCGGCGGGCTGCGCGGCCGGCTGCCCGGGTCGGTGCCGGTCGGGTTCGACCTGCACCCCTTCATGGGCATGATGGGCGTGGCCCGGGACACCTCGGCCCTGGTGGACTCGGTCCCGCCGACCGACGCGGGCGGCAACATCGACATCAACGACCTGACCGTGGGCTCCACGCTCTACCTGCCGGTGCAGGTGCCCGGCGCGATGTTCTACAGCGGCGACCCCCACATGGCGCAGGGCGACGGCGAGGTGGCGCTGACCGCGATGGAGGGCTCGCTGCGGCCGACCTTCCGGCTCACGGTGGTCAAGCGGGGCTCGCGCGGTGCTCCGCGTCCCGCCTTCGACGGCCCGTTCGCCGAGACCCCCGACCACTGGATCCCGATCGGGCTGAGCGACCCCGACGGCCCGGAGAACGGCGGCAACGCCACCAGCCTGGACCTCGCCATGAAGGCCGCCGTGCGGCAGGCGCTGGCCTTCCTGACCGACGAGCTGGGCATGGCCGGGCCGGTGGCCTACGCCTACCTGTCCGCGGCGGCCGACTTCCAGTGCTCGCAGGTCGTCGACCGCACGACCGGCATCCACGCGCTCATCACCAAGGCCGACTTCGGGCGCTGA
- a CDS encoding HAD family hydrolase — translation MQPEAVIFDWGGTLTRWHDVDFHAEALALAHAVTGSSHPPHVHVDALQRANQVIWGRSRDHQRSSTVADLFDEAGLPHDPELLTHYREFWEPHTATDPQVAPLLAGLREAGVRVGVLSNTIWPRAWHEDFFRRDGVLDLLDGAVYTSEVSWTKPSPEVFRAAMAAVGATDPARCVYVGDRLYDDVWGAQNAGLRAVHVPHSVIPTEQVGHSEGVPDAVAHELADLPRLIADL, via the coding sequence ATGCAGCCCGAGGCCGTCATCTTCGACTGGGGCGGGACGCTGACCCGCTGGCACGACGTCGACTTCCACGCCGAGGCGCTCGCGCTCGCCCACGCGGTGACCGGCTCGAGCCACCCACCGCACGTCCACGTCGATGCCCTGCAGCGCGCCAACCAGGTCATCTGGGGACGCAGCCGCGACCACCAGCGCAGCTCGACCGTGGCCGACCTGTTCGACGAGGCCGGGCTGCCCCACGACCCGGAGCTGCTGACCCACTACCGCGAGTTCTGGGAGCCCCACACCGCCACCGACCCGCAGGTGGCGCCGCTGCTCGCCGGGCTGCGCGAGGCGGGGGTCCGGGTCGGCGTGCTGTCCAACACGATCTGGCCGCGGGCCTGGCACGAGGACTTCTTCCGTCGCGACGGGGTGCTCGACCTCCTCGACGGCGCCGTCTACACGAGCGAGGTGTCCTGGACCAAGCCCTCCCCGGAGGTCTTCCGCGCGGCGATGGCCGCCGTCGGAGCGACGGATCCCGCGCGCTGCGTCTACGTCGGCGACCGGCTCTACGACGACGTCTGGGGTGCGCAGAACGCCGGGCTGCGGGCCGTCCACGTGCCGCACAGCGTGATCCCGACCGAGCAGGTCGGCCACTCCGAGGGCGTGCCCGACGCGGTCGCGCACGAGCTCGCCGACCTGCCCCGGCTGATCGCCGACCTCTGA
- a CDS encoding zinc metalloprotease → MTRTLLRAAFAAALATTLTTGAASTAAAPVASASGATKAADCVEHTDADHAGHADEAGASARVRPGQAGSKADTREVSRTEQRAIDARTRKIVQDKRADRTTAAAGNSIASIPVYVHVMVGNNNAGNVSDAQITQQVAVLNQTYGGADVNGAGLDTGVAFRLAGTDRIVNNSWHQDKQSSQYRAKTRQGGKNALNIWLVEFDYLGIATFPWDYSKQPRIDGIRVQYSSLPGGPATNYNLGETATHEAGHWLGLYHTFQGGCADPGDSVSDTPAQASPSTGCPTGRDSCPAPGLDPVRNYMDYSYDSCYTTFSAGQDSRMDQMWTAYRA, encoded by the coding sequence ATGACTCGCACGCTCCTGCGCGCCGCCTTCGCGGCCGCGCTCGCCACCACCCTCACCACCGGGGCGGCCTCCACGGCCGCCGCCCCCGTGGCCTCCGCGTCGGGGGCCACGAAGGCCGCCGACTGCGTCGAGCACACCGACGCCGACCATGCCGGGCACGCCGACGAGGCAGGCGCCTCGGCGCGGGTCCGTCCGGGCCAGGCCGGCTCCAAGGCGGACACCCGCGAGGTGAGCAGGACCGAGCAGCGGGCCATCGACGCCCGGACCCGGAAGATCGTGCAGGACAAGCGGGCCGACCGCACCACGGCGGCGGCGGGCAACAGCATCGCCAGCATCCCGGTCTACGTCCACGTGATGGTCGGCAACAACAACGCCGGCAACGTCAGCGACGCGCAGATCACCCAGCAGGTCGCCGTGCTCAACCAGACCTACGGCGGGGCCGACGTCAACGGCGCCGGGCTCGACACCGGCGTCGCCTTCCGGCTCGCCGGCACCGACCGCATCGTGAACAACTCCTGGCACCAGGACAAGCAGAGCTCCCAGTACCGCGCCAAGACCCGCCAGGGTGGCAAGAACGCGCTCAACATCTGGCTCGTCGAGTTCGACTACCTCGGGATCGCCACCTTCCCGTGGGACTACAGCAAGCAGCCCAGGATCGACGGCATCCGGGTGCAGTACTCCTCGCTGCCGGGCGGTCCGGCCACCAACTACAACCTCGGTGAGACCGCCACCCACGAGGCCGGCCACTGGCTCGGGCTCTACCACACCTTCCAGGGCGGCTGCGCCGACCCGGGCGACTCCGTGAGCGACACCCCGGCCCAGGCCTCGCCCTCCACGGGGTGCCCCACCGGCCGCGACTCCTGCCCGGCGCCCGGCCTCGACCCGGTCCGCAACTACATGGACTACAGCTACGACAGCTGCTACACCACGTTCAGCGCCGGCCAGGACAGCCGGATGGACCAGATGTGGACGGCCTACCGGGCCTGA
- a CDS encoding proline--tRNA ligase: MSSLFVRTLREDPVDAEVPSHRLLVRAGYIRRAAPGIYTWLPLGLRVFRKVEAIVREEMDAMGAQELQFPALLPREPYEATNRWTEYGPNIFRLQDRKGGDYLLGPTHEEMFTLVVKDLYSSYKDLPVWLYQIQTKYRDEARPRAGLMRGREFVMKDSYSFDVTDAGLEASYAAHRAAYVKTFDRLGFDYVVVRATSGAMGGSRSEEFLASSEVGEDTYVRCTTCDYAANVEAVQVRPPAPVPYDDAPAAHAEQTPDTPTIATLVDHLNEAFPREDRPWHAGDTLKNVLVVLKHADGTREPLAIGVPGDREVDQKRLEGMLEPTEVAPMDEAELARHPALVKGYIGPGALGADHASGIRYLLDPRVGEGTRWVTGADVPGSHVVDLVAGRDFTGDGTIEAAEVRDGDPCPNCDDGVLETARGIEMGHIFQLGRKYAEALDLKVLDENGKLVTVTMGSYGIGVSRAVPVIAEDNHDELGLVWPREVAPADVHVVATGKDAAVFEAAATLAEGLSAQGVEVIYDDRPKVSPGVKFKDAELIGVPTIVTVGRGLVEGNVEVKDRRTGERTEVPVGEAVAHLVEVVRG, encoded by the coding sequence ATGTCCTCGCTGTTCGTCCGCACCCTGCGCGAGGACCCCGTCGACGCCGAGGTGCCCAGCCACCGGCTGCTCGTCCGCGCCGGCTACATCCGCCGCGCCGCCCCCGGCATCTACACCTGGCTGCCGCTCGGCCTGCGGGTCTTCCGCAAGGTCGAGGCGATCGTGCGCGAGGAGATGGACGCGATGGGCGCCCAGGAGCTGCAGTTCCCCGCGCTGCTGCCGCGCGAGCCCTACGAGGCGACCAACCGGTGGACGGAGTACGGCCCCAACATCTTCCGGCTCCAGGACCGCAAGGGCGGCGACTACCTGCTCGGGCCGACCCACGAGGAGATGTTCACCCTCGTGGTGAAGGACCTCTACTCCTCCTACAAGGACCTGCCGGTCTGGCTCTACCAGATCCAGACCAAGTACCGCGACGAGGCGCGTCCCCGGGCCGGGCTGATGCGCGGTCGCGAGTTCGTGATGAAGGACAGCTACTCCTTCGACGTCACCGACGCCGGCCTCGAGGCGTCCTACGCGGCGCACCGGGCGGCGTACGTGAAGACCTTCGACCGGCTCGGCTTCGACTACGTCGTCGTCAGGGCCACCAGCGGGGCGATGGGCGGGTCGCGCTCGGAGGAGTTCCTCGCGAGCAGCGAGGTGGGGGAGGACACCTACGTCCGCTGCACCACCTGCGACTACGCCGCCAACGTCGAGGCCGTCCAGGTGCGCCCGCCCGCCCCCGTGCCGTACGACGACGCGCCCGCCGCCCACGCCGAGCAGACGCCCGACACCCCGACCATCGCCACGCTGGTCGACCACCTCAACGAGGCCTTCCCCCGCGAGGACCGTCCCTGGCACGCCGGCGACACCCTCAAGAACGTCCTGGTGGTGCTCAAGCACGCCGACGGCACCCGCGAGCCGCTGGCCATCGGCGTGCCCGGTGACCGCGAGGTCGACCAGAAGCGCCTCGAGGGGATGCTCGAGCCGACCGAGGTCGCGCCGATGGACGAGGCCGAGCTCGCCCGCCACCCGGCGCTGGTGAAGGGGTACATCGGCCCCGGAGCGCTCGGCGCGGACCACGCCTCGGGCATCCGCTACCTGCTCGACCCCCGGGTCGGCGAGGGCACCCGCTGGGTCACCGGCGCCGACGTGCCCGGCAGCCACGTGGTCGACCTGGTGGCCGGCCGCGACTTCACCGGCGACGGCACGATCGAGGCGGCCGAGGTGCGCGACGGCGACCCCTGCCCGAACTGCGACGACGGTGTCCTCGAGACCGCCCGCGGCATCGAGATGGGCCACATCTTCCAGCTCGGCCGCAAGTACGCCGAGGCGCTCGACCTCAAGGTGCTCGACGAGAACGGCAAGCTCGTCACGGTCACGATGGGCTCCTACGGCATCGGCGTCTCCCGCGCCGTCCCCGTGATCGCCGAGGACAACCACGACGAGCTCGGCCTGGTCTGGCCGCGCGAGGTCGCCCCGGCCGACGTGCACGTCGTGGCCACCGGCAAGGACGCCGCCGTCTTCGAGGCCGCCGCCACGCTCGCCGAGGGTCTCTCGGCCCAGGGCGTCGAGGTGATCTACGACGACCGGCCCAAGGTCAGCCCCGGCGTGAAGTTCAAGGACGCCGAGCTGATCGGGGTGCCCACCATCGTCACCGTCGGTCGCGGCCTGGTCGAGGGCAACGTCGAGGTCAAGGACCGTCGCACCGGCGAGCGCACCGAGGTGCCCGTCGGCGAGGCCGTGGCGCACCTCGTGGAGGTCGTGCGCGGCTAG
- a CDS encoding DoxX family protein, producing the protein MTHLGPLLTGPTHRREPGRPDLGVLGLAAAFASSGVVHLVRPQTFEPMVPRVLPARRGLVYASGVAELVCAAGLLHPRTRPAAGWASAALLLAVYPANLKMAGDARHSDSTAVKAATWARLPLQLPPLRVALRAARAGRRTR; encoded by the coding sequence GTGACCCACCTCGGCCCGCTGCTGACCGGCCCGACCCACCGCCGCGAGCCCGGTCGTCCCGACCTCGGGGTGCTCGGCCTGGCCGCGGCGTTCGCGTCCTCGGGCGTGGTGCACCTGGTCCGCCCGCAGACCTTCGAGCCGATGGTGCCCCGGGTGCTGCCCGCCCGTCGCGGCCTCGTGTACGCCAGCGGGGTCGCCGAGCTGGTGTGCGCCGCGGGGCTGCTCCACCCGCGCACGCGCCCCGCCGCCGGCTGGGCGAGCGCGGCGCTGCTGCTCGCGGTCTACCCCGCCAACCTGAAGATGGCCGGCGACGCCCGTCACAGCGACAGCACGGCCGTGAAGGCGGCCACGTGGGCCCGGCTGCCGCTCCAGCTGCCACCGCTGCGGGTCGCGCTCAGGGCCGCCCGTGCGGGTCGTCGGACCCGCTGA
- a CDS encoding DUF4081 domain-containing GNAT family N-acetyltransferase, with protein MVRTSQSVRVLGPSDVTAALAVVARDPVANVFADYRTRITQLDPRWLGGEMWGYHEGDELVSLCHVGANLVPVAASAAACEAFAERATRNSPRSSTIVGPRDAVEVLWAGLEDSWPRPRELRWDQPHLVTTRAADIACDQQVRRTTREEAAVLYPACVAMYTEEVGVSPEVDGGRDLYRARVNQLVGRGWSFSRIEDGRVLFKAEVACASPSACQIQGVYVDPELRGQGLAAAGMATVVATCLREIAPAVSLYVNAHNTAARAAYARAGFEQTDTFSTIMF; from the coding sequence GTGGTCCGGACGAGCCAGAGCGTGCGCGTGCTGGGCCCCTCCGACGTGACGGCCGCGCTCGCCGTGGTGGCCCGGGACCCGGTGGCCAACGTCTTCGCCGACTACCGCACCCGCATCACCCAGCTCGACCCGCGCTGGCTGGGCGGCGAGATGTGGGGCTACCACGAGGGTGACGAGCTCGTCTCGCTGTGCCACGTCGGCGCCAACCTGGTCCCCGTCGCCGCGAGTGCCGCGGCGTGCGAGGCGTTCGCCGAGCGGGCCACCCGCAACAGCCCCCGCAGCTCCACCATCGTGGGGCCGCGCGACGCCGTCGAGGTGCTCTGGGCCGGGCTGGAGGACAGCTGGCCCCGCCCGCGCGAGCTGCGCTGGGACCAGCCCCACCTCGTCACGACCCGGGCGGCCGACATCGCGTGCGACCAGCAGGTCCGGCGTACGACGCGCGAGGAGGCGGCGGTGCTCTACCCCGCCTGCGTGGCGATGTACACCGAGGAGGTCGGGGTCTCGCCCGAGGTCGACGGCGGCCGCGACCTCTACCGCGCCCGCGTGAACCAGCTCGTCGGCCGCGGCTGGTCGTTCTCCCGCATCGAGGACGGCCGGGTGCTGTTCAAGGCCGAGGTGGCGTGCGCCAGCCCGAGCGCCTGCCAGATCCAGGGCGTGTACGTCGACCCCGAGCTGCGCGGACAGGGGCTGGCGGCCGCCGGCATGGCGACCGTCGTGGCCACCTGCCTGCGCGAGATCGCCCCGGCGGTCTCGCTCTACGTCAACGCCCACAACACCGCCGCGCGGGCGGCCTACGCCCGGGCCGGGTTCGAGCAGACCGACACCTTCTCCACCATCATGTTCTGA
- the ispG gene encoding flavodoxin-dependent (E)-4-hydroxy-3-methylbut-2-enyl-diphosphate synthase yields the protein MTSVSLGMPAAPPPVLAPRRPTRQIQVGKVGVGSDHPVSVQSMTTTLTSDINATLQQIAELTASGCDIVRVACPSQDDADALPAIATKSQIPVIADIHFQPKYVYAAIEAGCAAVRVNPGNIRKFDDQVKEIARTAKDHGTSIRIGVNAGSLDKRIMDKYGKATPEALVESAVWEASLFEEHDFHDFKISVKHNDPVVMVRAYELLAEAGDWPLHLGVTEAGPAFQGTIKSATAFGALLSQGIGDTIRVSLSAPPVEEVKVGIQILQSLNLRPRKLEIVSCPSCGRAQVDVYKLAEEVTSGLEGMEVPLRVAVMGCVVNGPGEAREADLGVASGNGKGQIFVKGEVIKTVPESQIVETLIEEAMRIAETMEAEEGASAQVSVS from the coding sequence ATGACTTCTGTGTCCCTCGGCATGCCGGCGGCCCCGCCGCCCGTGCTGGCCCCGCGTCGCCCCACCCGCCAGATCCAGGTGGGCAAGGTCGGCGTCGGCAGCGACCACCCGGTCTCGGTGCAGTCGATGACCACGACGCTGACCTCCGACATCAACGCGACGCTGCAGCAGATCGCCGAGCTGACGGCGTCGGGCTGCGACATCGTCCGCGTGGCCTGCCCCTCCCAGGACGACGCCGACGCGCTGCCGGCGATCGCCACCAAGTCGCAGATCCCGGTGATCGCCGACATCCACTTCCAGCCCAAGTACGTCTACGCCGCCATCGAGGCCGGCTGCGCCGCCGTACGCGTCAACCCGGGCAACATCCGCAAGTTCGACGACCAGGTGAAGGAGATCGCGCGGACCGCCAAGGACCACGGCACCTCGATCCGGATCGGCGTCAACGCGGGCTCGCTCGACAAGCGGATCATGGACAAGTACGGCAAGGCCACGCCCGAGGCGCTGGTCGAGTCGGCGGTGTGGGAGGCCTCGTTGTTCGAGGAGCACGACTTCCACGACTTCAAGATCTCGGTCAAGCACAACGACCCCGTGGTGATGGTCCGCGCCTACGAGCTGCTCGCCGAGGCCGGCGACTGGCCGCTGCACCTCGGTGTGACCGAGGCGGGCCCGGCGTTCCAGGGCACCATCAAGTCGGCCACCGCGTTCGGCGCGCTGCTCTCGCAGGGCATCGGCGACACCATCCGCGTCTCGCTCTCGGCCCCGCCGGTCGAGGAGGTCAAGGTCGGCATCCAGATCCTGCAGTCGCTCAACCTGCGCCCCCGCAAGCTCGAGATCGTCTCCTGCCCGTCGTGCGGCCGCGCCCAGGTCGACGTCTACAAGCTGGCCGAGGAGGTCACCTCCGGCCTCGAGGGCATGGAGGTCCCGCTGCGCGTGGCCGTCATGGGCTGCGTGGTCAACGGTCCCGGCGAGGCCCGGGAGGCCGACCTCGGGGTGGCCTCGGGCAACGGCAAGGGCCAGATCTTCGTCAAGGGCGAGGTCATCAAGACCGTGCCCGAGAGCCAGATCGTGGAGACCCTCATCGAGGAGGCGATGCGCATCGCCGAGACCATGGAGGCCGAGGAGGGCGCGTCGGCCCAGGTGAGCGTCAGCTAG
- a CDS encoding M50 family metallopeptidase — MTVLLFVLGVLVFVVGLLGSVALHEAGHLIPGKLFHVKVTQFMIGFGRTLWSRQRGETEYGLKAIPLGGYCKLVGMVPPNADEGATATMVRSRPTGMFAQLASDARDAEYEHVDAADHGRLFYDKPWWQRLVILGSGVAINLVLAFVLFAITFMGYGVYQATTTVSRVSECVIAVTAVTADQPQRDCTAEDPASPAREAGFRPGDRFVSINGEPVRTWRQTQQAIRGNGERTAAVVVERDGREVTLRPTTTVTTQVTDAEKPTEVSEVGFLGVVPTQERERQDLGYVVSVMADGTWQTLRTIGTLPARVWDAGQAALGLEERDPNGPMSVVGAGRVAGELASEDRVPALDRFFAIITLLAGLNLFLGLVNLVPLPPFDGGQMATTLYETVRRAFARLRRRPDPGGVDAAKLLPVTYVMASVILVVSLVLVVADVLAPITLS; from the coding sequence ATGACCGTGCTCCTGTTCGTCCTCGGCGTCCTCGTCTTCGTGGTCGGGCTGCTGGGCTCGGTGGCCCTGCACGAGGCCGGGCACCTCATCCCGGGCAAGCTGTTCCACGTCAAGGTCACGCAGTTCATGATCGGCTTCGGCCGCACGCTGTGGTCGCGGCAGCGCGGCGAGACCGAGTACGGCCTCAAGGCGATCCCGCTCGGCGGCTACTGCAAGCTCGTCGGGATGGTCCCGCCCAACGCCGACGAGGGCGCCACGGCGACGATGGTCCGCAGCCGGCCCACCGGGATGTTCGCCCAGCTCGCCAGCGACGCCCGGGACGCGGAGTACGAGCACGTCGACGCAGCCGACCACGGCCGCCTGTTCTACGACAAGCCGTGGTGGCAGCGGCTGGTCATCCTGGGCTCGGGCGTGGCCATCAACCTGGTGCTCGCGTTCGTGCTGTTCGCGATCACCTTCATGGGCTACGGCGTCTACCAGGCCACCACGACGGTCTCCCGGGTCTCGGAGTGCGTGATCGCGGTGACCGCGGTGACGGCCGACCAGCCGCAGCGCGACTGCACGGCCGAGGACCCCGCCTCGCCCGCCCGGGAGGCCGGGTTCCGGCCCGGTGACCGGTTCGTCTCGATCAACGGCGAGCCGGTGCGCACCTGGCGCCAGACCCAGCAGGCGATCCGTGGCAACGGCGAGCGGACCGCCGCCGTCGTGGTCGAGCGCGACGGTCGCGAGGTCACGCTGCGACCCACCACCACGGTCACCACCCAGGTCACGGACGCCGAGAAGCCGACCGAGGTCTCCGAGGTCGGGTTCCTGGGCGTGGTGCCCACCCAGGAGCGGGAGCGCCAGGACCTCGGCTACGTCGTCTCGGTGATGGCCGACGGGACCTGGCAGACGCTGAGGACCATCGGCACCCTCCCGGCGCGGGTCTGGGACGCCGGCCAGGCCGCGCTCGGTCTGGAGGAGCGCGACCCCAACGGCCCGATGAGCGTCGTGGGCGCCGGCCGGGTCGCGGGGGAGCTGGCCTCGGAGGACCGGGTGCCCGCGCTCGACCGGTTCTTCGCGATCATCACGCTCCTGGCCGGGCTCAACCTGTTCCTCGGCCTGGTCAACCTGGTGCCGCTGCCGCCCTTCGACGGCGGCCAGATGGCCACCACGCTCTACGAGACGGTCCGGCGGGCGTTCGCGCGGCTGCGCCGCCGGCCGGATCCGGGAGGGGTCGACGCGGCCAAGCTGCTGCCCGTCACCTACGTGATGGCCTCGGTGATCCTGGTGGTCAGCCTCGTGCTGGTGGTCGCCGACGTGCTGGCCCCGATCACCCTCTCGTGA
- a CDS encoding 1-deoxy-D-xylulose-5-phosphate reductoisomerase, which yields MSKRRDVVILGSTGSIGTQALDVVRAHPDRFRVVGLTAGGSQEELFEQQVAELAPAFHGLGEDASVEAAGLGCDVVLNGITGAVGLRPTVAALEAGNVLALANKESLIIGGPVVTDLAAPGQIVPVDSEHSALAQCLRGGGAAEVRRLVLTASGGPFRGRTRDELAEVTPEQALDHPTWAMGPVVTINSATLVNKGLEVIEAHLLFGIPFEDIEVVVHPTSVVHSMVEFTDGSTLAQASPPTMLIPIALGLAWPDRVPGTAPAVDWTTAQTWEFSPLDDEAFPAVRLAREAGTRGGTAPAVYNAANEVCVEAFRRGRLRFVDIVDTVALTLRALTAHDVPSQQPAARLTVDDVLAADRWARDHTQSLLKDAPA from the coding sequence GTGAGCAAGCGCCGTGACGTCGTCATCCTCGGGTCCACCGGCTCGATCGGCACCCAGGCCCTCGACGTGGTCCGGGCCCACCCCGACCGGTTCCGGGTGGTGGGGCTGACCGCCGGGGGGTCGCAGGAAGAGCTGTTCGAGCAGCAGGTCGCCGAGCTCGCCCCGGCCTTCCACGGGCTGGGGGAGGACGCCTCGGTCGAGGCGGCCGGGCTGGGGTGCGACGTGGTCCTCAACGGCATCACCGGCGCCGTCGGGCTCCGGCCCACCGTGGCCGCGCTCGAGGCCGGCAACGTGCTGGCGCTGGCCAACAAGGAGTCGCTGATCATCGGCGGTCCGGTCGTGACCGACCTCGCGGCGCCGGGCCAGATCGTGCCGGTCGACAGCGAGCACAGCGCGTTGGCGCAGTGCCTGCGGGGCGGCGGCGCCGCGGAGGTGCGCCGCCTCGTCCTCACCGCCAGCGGGGGACCGTTCCGCGGCCGGACCCGCGACGAGCTCGCCGAGGTGACCCCCGAGCAGGCGCTGGACCACCCCACCTGGGCGATGGGCCCGGTCGTGACCATCAACTCCGCGACCCTGGTCAACAAGGGCCTGGAGGTGATCGAGGCGCACCTGCTCTTCGGCATCCCGTTCGAGGACATCGAGGTGGTGGTGCACCCCACGAGCGTCGTGCACTCGATGGTGGAGTTCACCGACGGCTCGACCCTGGCCCAGGCGAGCCCGCCGACCATGCTGATCCCGATCGCCCTCGGCCTGGCCTGGCCCGACCGGGTGCCCGGCACGGCGCCGGCCGTGGACTGGACGACCGCGCAGACGTGGGAGTTCTCCCCGCTCGACGACGAGGCCTTCCCCGCGGTGCGGCTGGCCCGCGAGGCCGGCACCCGCGGTGGCACCGCCCCGGCGGTCTACAACGCCGCCAACGAGGTGTGCGTGGAGGCGTTCCGGCGGGGCCGGCTGCGGTTCGTCGACATCGTCGACACGGTCGCCCTCACGCTGCGGGCGCTGACCGCGCACGACGTACCCTCGCAGCAGCCAGCGGCCCGGCTCACCGTCGACGACGTGCTCGCCGCCGACCGCTGGGCCCGCGACCACACCCAGAGCCTGCTGAAGGACGCCCCTGCATGA
- a CDS encoding SDR family NAD(P)-dependent oxidoreductase: protein MTTDEGVAGPGCVLMVVGGTSGIGLAVARAASARGDVVAVVARDAGRVAEVAAGLPGPALGIAADVVDGVAVERAVAEVLERHGRLDAVVTTAQVMAYGDVEEVPTEVVQRVVDTAVMGTHHLARQVLPVFRRQGGGTLVVVSSLLAEIAVPSMGVYSAAKWGQLGLVRAMQAETRHERGIHVCLVKPGAIDTPIYHQAASYAGSRGSAPPPVITPEAVATKCLAMLDRPRRAADAGPVNKLAVLGFRYLPFVYDRISGPLVDRVALRGPSTDDGPGNVFAADTGREGLRGGWTPVGRLRRADGKARWRRRR, encoded by the coding sequence GTGACGACTGACGAGGGTGTGGCGGGTCCGGGGTGCGTGCTGATGGTCGTGGGCGGGACGTCGGGGATCGGACTGGCCGTGGCCCGTGCCGCGAGCGCCCGCGGCGACGTCGTCGCCGTGGTGGCCCGCGACGCCGGCCGGGTGGCCGAGGTCGCTGCGGGGCTGCCGGGCCCGGCGCTCGGCATCGCCGCCGACGTGGTCGACGGCGTGGCCGTGGAGCGGGCGGTGGCCGAGGTGCTCGAGCGCCACGGCCGGCTGGACGCGGTGGTGACGACGGCCCAGGTGATGGCCTACGGCGACGTCGAGGAGGTGCCGACCGAGGTGGTGCAGCGGGTGGTCGACACGGCCGTGATGGGCACCCACCACCTGGCCCGGCAGGTGCTGCCGGTCTTCCGCCGCCAGGGCGGCGGCACGCTGGTGGTGGTCAGCTCGTTGCTGGCCGAGATCGCGGTCCCCTCGATGGGCGTCTACAGCGCCGCCAAGTGGGGCCAGCTCGGCCTGGTGCGGGCGATGCAGGCCGAGACCCGTCACGAGCGCGGCATCCACGTCTGCCTGGTCAAGCCCGGGGCCATCGACACCCCGATCTACCACCAGGCCGCGTCGTACGCCGGGAGCCGCGGGTCGGCGCCCCCGCCGGTGATCACGCCCGAGGCGGTGGCCACGAAGTGCCTGGCGATGCTCGACCGGCCGCGCCGGGCCGCGGACGCCGGGCCGGTCAACAAGCTCGCCGTGCTCGGCTTCCGCTACCTGCCGTTCGTCTACGACCGCATCTCGGGCCCGCTGGTCGACCGGGTCGCCCTGCGCGGCCCGAGCACCGACGACGGCCCCGGCAACGTCTTCGCGGCCGACACCGGGCGCGAGGGGTTGCGGGGCGGCTGGACGCCGGTGGGCCGGCTGCGCCGCGCCGACGGGAAGGCACGCTGGCGCCGCCGTCGCTGA